The genomic DNA AAAGAACCATGATTGACATGAACGCCGTTGTGGGGGCGAGGGCTGTGATTGGGAAGAATTGTCACGTTGGTGCAGGAGCTGTCATTGCGGGTGTTTTAGAACCGCCTTCTGCAGTACCAGTAGTGGTGGAGGACGATGTAATGATTGGTGCGAACGCTGTAGTTCTTGAAGGTGTAAGAGTTGGTAGAGGAGCCGTGGTAGCTGCAGGGGCAGTTGTCATCAATGATGTGGAGCCGTACACGGTTGTTGCTGGTGTACCTGCGCGATTCGTTAAAAGGGTCGACGAGAGAACAAGAGAAAAGACTAAAATAGTTGAAGCACTCAGGCATTTGAATACAACTATTAGGTGATCGTGTATGGAGCACATCTGTCAGGTTTACAAGCCTTTCCCTATACAGATAGACCGTGCGAGGGGGGTTTACATATACTCTAAGGACGGTAAACGTTATTTTGATTCCTTTTCAGGCATAGGTGTTTTAGCCTTCGGACATGGTGATGAAGACATCAAGAAAGTCATGATCGAGAAAATGGAACGTTATATACACACATCGAATTTTTTCTTCGATGAAGACGCCGAAGAAGTAGCAGAAAAGTTAGTTAAAAAGACAGGTAGAACTGGCAGAGTATTTTTTGCAAATTCCGGTGCTGAAGCTAATGAAGCGGCATTGAAGGCTGTTAAAAAATTGCGGAAGGGTTTGATAGTATCCTTCGAAAAGAATTTTCATGGTAGGACTATTGCCACACTTTCGCTCACAGGATTCGAAAATTTGAGGAAGCCATTTGAACCCCTCGTTCCAGAAGTGATTATTTTACCTTACAACGATGTGAGATCCTTTGAATTTTTCCTTGAAAAGAGAGGAACAGAAATTGCAGCTGTATTTGTTGAGTGTATCCAGGGCAGTGGTGGTTTGAATGTCCTGAGTAAGGATATTGCCAGGCTCATCATGCAGGCGAAAATCGATTTTGGGTATCTGCTGGTCGCAGATGAGGTTCAATCCGGCCTTGGTAGGACGGGCAAATTCTTTGCCTATCAGCATTTTGATTTACAGCCTGATATTGTTACTGTTGCAAAAGCACTGGGAGGAGGTTTACCTCTCAGTGCTGCATTGTTTCTCGATGAAGTGAAAGATGTATTTGGTTATTCAGATCATGGATCCACCTTTGCTCCAAACCCCATTGCACTTGCAGGTGCAAAGGTGGTCTTGTCAAAATTGAGCGATGATTTCATAGAATCAGTTGCGAAAAAAGGTGATTTCCTCAAGAAAGAACTTTTAAAAATGACCCCGAGATTGATTCAAAAGATCAAAGGTCTCGGCCTAATGCTGGGCGTTGAAGTTGGAGTGGATACCAATTTTCTGAGGCAAACTGCCATGAAAAATGGGCTTTTGCTGAATATTGTTTCCAACAACATCGTGAGGCTCCTTCCAGCTCTCAATATCACCTTAGAGGAGATTAAAGAGATGGTAGATCTGCTCGAAAGGAGTTTGGATGAGGTGAACTATGGACGAGATCACGCTGAGAAGGTTGATTCATCAAAATCCTGAACTAGCGTTCGAAGAACACAACACTCAGAGATTGATCGTTGAATTTTTGCGTGAATTGGGTATGAACAATTTTGTGAAGATCGGTACGGGTGTTTTAGCTCCCGTTGTTAGGGCTAAGGATGAGGCTTTCATCATCGTGAGGGCAGAAATGGACGCCCTACCTATCGAAGAAAAAACAGATTATGCTTTCCGCTCAAAAAATGGAAAGATGCATGCGTGTGGTCATGATTTTCATATTGCAGCAGTTTGCCGTGTCGTTAGACGTGTCATACAAGAAAAACTTCGAGGAAACTTTTTGTTTGTTTTTCAACCAGCCGAGGAAAGCGGCGCTGGTGCCAAGATCATCGTTGAACACATACTTCAGTGGGATTTCAAGGTAAAGGCTGCACTGGCAATGCATGTTACGGATGAATATCCAGTGGGAGTCATTGCGAGTAAGCCGGGGGTTCTTTTCAGTGCTTCTTGTGAGGCAAATGTTCGAGTGGAAGGTCAACCCGTTCATGTGGCGATGCACAAACTTGGTAAAGATGCACTGCGTGGAGCCATTGAATTTCTGAAAGGTATTTACAACTCTGATTGGGAGGACTCGCTCGTTTACTTTGGAAAACTTTCCGCAGGACAAGCAAGGAATGTGGTGGCTGGCGAAGCACTCCTTGAGGGAACTATCAGAGCCCGCAGTCTTGAAAAGGTAGAAGAAATCGTAAAAGGGATACGTGAACTTGGAAGAATGGTCGAACAAGAAACAGGATTAAAAGTTTATGTGGATCTTGGAGCCAAATGTCCCGAAGTCAACGTTAACGAAGATTTGTTTGTAATTCTAAAGAACATTTCAAAGCAGTATGAGATCGAATGTCTACAGTGTGAAGTGAAACTCACCGCAGAGGATTTTGGTTATTTCTCCAGACATTTCCCGACTTTGATGTTTTGGTTTGGCGTCAGAGAAAGTTCTCACATTGAGGGGTTGCACTCCGCAAAGTTTTTACCAAGCGATGAATTGATACCTCTAGCAGGAGACTTTTTGACAGGCATTCTTGATTCATTGTGCAAAGATCAGCTATGATATAACTATCAGGAAACATTCGACAAGAGGAGGTGCACCCCTTTGTTTTTGGCATTCATTGCTTCACTTTTGGGATTAGCTTACGTGCTGCTCCTTTCCATGAAGATTTTGGACAGTAGCCCTGGCAATGAAAAAACGATGCAACTTTCAGAGATCATTCAAAAAGGCGCTAGATCTTTTTTGTTTCAAGAGTACAAGGTCTTTTTACCGTTCGTTCTTGCTCTATCCATTTTACTTGGTATCTCATTGGATTGGTATATTTCGGCAGTTTTTACCGTTGGTGCAATTCTCTCAACGCTCAGCGGTTTCTTCGGTATGGCGGTGGCCACGAAAGCGAATGCTCGAACGAGTTGGGCAGCGAGATCCAGTCTTGGAAAAGCTTTGAAAATTTCTTTCAGTGGTGGAGCCGTCATGGGTTTAACAGTTTCATCGCTTGGTTTGCTGGGATTGGTATTAGTGTACATATTGGCCAAGGACGTTTCAAAAGCTAGTTATTATTCGTTGGGAGCTTCTTTCGTTGCCCTTTTTGCAAGGGTTGGAGGGGGTATATTCACAAAGGCAGCCGACGTGGGTGCCGATATTGTTGGAAAAACTGAGGCCAATCTTCCCGAAGACGATCCGAGGAATCCTGCTGTAATTGCAGATAACGTTGGTGACAATGTGGGTGACGTGGCCGGTATGGGAGCAGATTTGTTTGAATCGTATGTTGGTTCAATGTTCTCCGCCCTCGCTCTGGCTTCCGCTTTAGGTGATGAACGTAAGCTTAACTTCGTCATGTTCACAGTTTCCATGGGTTTGTTGTCATCCATGTTTTCAGTGTGGTTGACAAGGTTTCTCAGTGATAAAACAAAGAATGTTGCTTCGACTCTAAGGATTGGTACACTCATGGCAAATATAGTTCTAGCTGTATGTCTCATGTTTTACTCGATCATTCAGGAGAGCTTCAAAGAATTTTTTGTTGTGCTAGTTGGTATCATCATTGGTATCACGATCGGCTTACTCACGGAGTATTACACTTCTGGTGCTAGAATAGAAAAACTTGCAAGATCCGCTTTAATGGGTCCTGCAAATCTTTTGATCAATGGCCTAGCTCTTGGTATGGAGTCAACGCTCATTGTGACTATCATGATAGCTGCTGGTGTGATTTTTTGTCATTGGTTACTTGGTTTGTTTGGAGTGGCTCTTGCTGCAGTTGGAATGCTTGCCACCTTAGGAATGAGTCTCTCAATAGATGCTTATGGTCCCATAGCGGACAACGCCGGTGGTATAGCTCAGATGGCGAGTTTGGGAGAAGAAGTCAGGAAAGTGACAGATCAGCTTGATGCTGTGGGTAACACCACTGCAGCGATGGGCAAGGGGTTTGCCATAGCTTCCGCTGCCATGACGAGTTTGGCACTTTTTGCTAATTTTGCCAGTGTATCTCACATGGGAAATTTGGATATAAGGCAACCCACCCTTTTTGTTGGCGCTTTGATCGGGGCAATGTTACCTTTCCTTTTCAGCGCCCTGGCAATGAAAGCTGTAGGTTGCGCAGCAGACGAAATGGTTGAGGAAATCAGAAGACAGATAAGGGAAATACCAGGCATCATATCTGGTGAAACTCTTCCAAATTACGCTAAATGTATTCAAATAGCGACCAGAGGCGCTCTCAAGAGAATGGTGGTTCCCACCCTGCTGGCAATTGGTTCACCCACCCTGGCTTATTTAACAATCGGTGTCATTGGGACCGCAGGACTATTAATTGGTGCCACGGTGTGTGGTGTGATGGTTGCGATTTTTATGGCTAATTCGGGTGGAGCATGGGATAATGCGAAGAAATACGTTGAAGATGGACACTTTGGTGGTAAAGGTTCTATAACGCACAAAGCCACAGTCATCGGTGATACTGTGGGAGATCCATTCAAAGACACCGCTGGTCCATCAATAAACATTCTAATTAAGCTCATGGCAATCACATCAGTAGTGATAGCTACAATGATGGGGAGGTAAGGATGTATGAAAAGAGCGGCCGTTCTCTGCGTGGGTAATGACTGTCCCGGTTTGAATGCAGCCATCAGAGCTATAGTAGTTAAGAGTACAGAGCTTGGGATTGAAGTTCTCGGTGTCAGAGATGGTTTTGAGGGACTCTTGAAAGACAATCTTGATGTATTGACTAAGATGAACGTGTCTGGAATCTTACACAGAGGAGGCACCATTTTAGGTACATCGTTACTGATACCAGAAACTGAAGAACAGATCAAATCCATTCAGAGGAAAGTAGAGCAGTATGCGATCACTTCATTGTTGATTCTTGGGGGCAGACTTGGGGCAAGGTCTGCATTGAACCTTGCAAAGTATGGAGTGCCTTCTGTGCTCATTCCGGCGACTATAGACAATGATCTTGCCTTCAGTGATTTTTCGATAGGCTTCTTCACGGCAGTTGAAAATGTTAAGAATGCTTTGGATGTACTTCATTCTACTGCGGAATCTCACCATAGAGTGATGATAGTTGAAACCATGGGTAGGCCGGGAGGTTGGATAGCCACCGTTGGAGGATTAACAGGCGGAGCAGATTACGTTGTGTCCAGCGCGGAACCCTTTGAACCGATGGATCTTCTCAAAAGAATAAAAGTACGTTACGAAGGTCATAAGAAATTTTCCATCATCGTTGTTGAGAGTGGTGTCAAATTACCCGAGGATTTTTATGAAAACTTAAACCTCTCGAAGGATACACCAGCATCGCAAGCTATAGGTACATTTGTGGAGAAAAATTTCAAAGAACTTGGGGTGGAGTGGAGATACACCAACCTTGGATACTTGCAACGTGGTGGTAGCCCAGTGGCAATGGATCGCTTGATAGCCACGTTAATGGCTACCAGAGCTGTGGAGATGATTAAAGTGGCTAAAGTGTACCATGCAGTAGGTATGAAAGGTCTGACTGTGACGGAAGCACCGTATTCTGAAACTATGTTGAATATCAGAGCTGTTGAAGACTACCTGAAAGTACTTGTCAAACTCTTTTACTGAGGTGGTTCCTTTGGGGTTGCTTCAAATACTTGGACCTGTGATGGTTGGTCCTTCAAGCTCGCATACACTTGGGGCGATGAGAATAGCAAAGTTCGTACGAAAGTTCATATCAAATCTACCGGATGAGGTTCATTTCGTCCTTCACGGATCGTTCGCGATGACTGCTGAAGGACATGGAACGAAGAAGGCTTTGCTGGCGGGTATTCTGGATCTAGATTATGATGATGAAAGAATTGCTCAGTCTTACACGTTGGCAAAACAAATCGGTTTGAAATTCAGTTTTGAAGTGGCTGACCTTGGGGATGTCCATCCGAATACTGTGCGTGTGAAATTCCATCACAATGGACTTTATCATGAAATAGAAGGTTGTTCCATAGGTGGGGGTGCAATAAGAATCAAAAAAATAGATGATGTTGATTGTGATCTGAATTGGAACTACGATACTTTGATCATCATAAATAAAGATGAACCAAAAGCGTTGATGAGGATTCTCAGCTGCGTGGATGCGAACATAGCTAACCTGTATTTAAGGCGAATCAACATGCTGCAGCAAAGAGCTGTGACCATCATAGAACTCGACGAATCCAAATTCAATGTCGAGAAAATCCGCAATTTAGATGTGGTTTTTGAATACTATTTTGTTCCTAAAGATCATCTTATGGGGAGTTGATTGAGAAGATGAAATTCTTACAGTTGTTGAACGTGGCTCAAAAAGCAAATCAACCTTTTCATGAGGTAGTGTTGGTTGAACAAATGTTAGAAGATGGCTCAGATCCGCTCGAAATGAAATCAAAAGTGCGTTCGCTTTTACATACCATGTTAGAAGTTGCCGAATATAATTACGGTAAGATTCAAAAGACTTTGGTTGGATTGTGTGGCAACAACGCGTATCTTCTCTCACTTTATGAACCTAAGGTCATGAGTGAGTTCATGCACACAGCTATGGTAGCAGCTCTATCAGTCGCAGAGGCAAACGCTTCGATGAAAAAAATTGTTGCGTGTCCAACTGCTGGATCGTGTGGTGTTATGCACGGGATGATCTATGCGCTTGCTAAAGTCACGCAAATAGATGAAGATCGACTAGTGAACGGTTTAATAGTGGCCGGGATCTTTGGAGATATCATTGCTAAAACTGTTTCGATATCTGGTTCTGTAGCGGGATGCCAAGCTGAGATAGGTACAGCCGCTGCGATGGCGAGTGCGATGATCGTTTATGTGTTGACTCAGGATGCTGAAAAATCTTCTCATGCTGCAGCTTTGTGTTTGAAATCGCTCATGGGATTAGTGTGTGATCCTATTGGTGGTTATGTAGAAGTACCGTGTGTCAAGAGAAATGCAGTAGCTGTCGCTGTCGCAATAGCCTCAGCAGAGATGGCACTTTCTGGCATCAAAAGTGTGATACCCTTTGATGAAGTTGTAGAAGCCATGGCAAAAGTGGGAAAAAGTTTGCCTGAAGAACTGAGAGAAACAGGCCGCGGTGGCATAGCTGGTACCAAAACGGCATGTTCAATACTTCAATCTTTCAGGAGTGGTGTGGTTGAAGAAAACTAGCAAAACTAACAATGAAATAACCCATCATGTAGATCTATGTGTTGGTGGAAAACTGAATCCCACCGCTTTAGGTTGGAGTAGAAGACCTTTGATTCGTCCAAATGTCAGTGGTCATTTTCTGAGAAAGAAAAAATGGAACTACTGGGCTGTGATGAACGACGTGTGCTTCTTCTCAGTGACAATTTCTAACATAGATTATCTTGGGCTAGCTTCTGTTTTCTTTCTCGATTTAGAGAGTAAGGCTTTTTTCGAAGAGAAGGTTATCACACCGTTTGGAATTGGTTGTGATTTACCTGAGACCATCTATGAAAGTGTATCGTTCCGTTCAAGAAGGTTAATACTCGAACTTCAATCAGACCAGGAAAGTGTTTCGATGAATGTTTCGGTCGCAAATACCAATCTTGGACGAGTTGATGCACAACTTAAGGTTTACTGGTCATCGTACGAGTCTTTAACAGTAGTTGTACCGTGGTCCTGGAGGAAATTTCAGTTAACAACTAAATGTGTTGGGTTACCTGTAGAAGGTACAGTGATTGTTGGAAACAGAATCTATGAGTTCGATGTGAGCAGGTCGTTCGCCACACTTGATTTCGGAAGGGGTGTGTGGAAGTATAGAACTTTCTGGAATTGGGCGAGCTTTGCAACAATTGTCAATAAAAACGTTGTAGGAATCAACTTGGGTGCAGGATGGACGGACGGAACAGGAACAAACGAGAACGCAATTTTTGTGAACGGAAGAGTCTTTAAAATAAAGAGTGATGTTGCGTTTGATTATGACGTCGAAGATTTGTTCAAGCCCTGGCATATATACACGAAATCGAGCGACGAAGTCGAGTTAGAATTTTACCCGATATTTGAGAGAAGATCAAAGAATAATCTAATACTTGTGTCTTCAGAGACACATCAAATGATAGGTAAATTCAAAGGTTTCGTTAGGGTTGAGAACGGCAGTCTATACATCGTTGAGGACGCGCTTGGCTGGTCGGAAGAACATCGAGCTCGCTGGTGAGGTAGTCTCAAAGTGGTTTACCTTCTTGTAACTTGACATGGCTTGGTGTCGATGCTAATATGTGTATCGGCAGTCGTAAGGACAAAAGAGGTCTTCGGTGAGAACTGAATAAATCCAAAGAGAGTCTAATAAAAGGCTCGAGTTTCTTTGTCCTCGGGTCATTGAAAAATGGATAGCAGTCCCGCCAAATCAAAGAGCTAAGGATCTAAAACCTTCTGTTTAGATTTTGTGGAGGGTTTGATCCTGGCTCAGGGTGAACGCTGGCGGCGTGCCTAACACATGCAAGTCGAGCGGGTATCCGCAAGGATACCAGCGGCGAACGGGTGAGTAACGCGTGGGTAATCTACCCCTCGGAGGGGGATAACTGGGGGAAACCTCAGCTAATACCCCATACGATCCGGTAACGGTGGTTATCGGATGAAAGGGGCGTTTGCTCCGCCGAGGGATGAGCCCGCGTCCCATCAGGTAGTTGGTGGGGTAATGGCCCACCAAGCCTACGACGGGTAGCCGGCCTGAGAGGGTGGTCGGCCACAAGGGCACTGAGACACGGGCCCTACTCCTACGGGAGGCAGCAGTGGGGAATCTTGGACAATGGGCGAAAGCCTGATCCAGCGACGCCGCGTGGGGGAAGAAGCCCTTCGGGGTGTAAACCCCTGTTGCGAGGGAGGAATAAGACTTGGAGGAAATGCCAAGTCGATGACTGTACCTCGCGAGAAAGCCCCGGCTAACTACGTGCCAGCAGCCGCGGTAATACGTAGGGGGCGAGCGTTACCCGGATTCACTGGGCGTAAAGGGGGTGTAGGCGGCTCGGTAAGTCGGGTGTGAAATCCCACAGCTCAACTGTGGAATTGCGCCCGAAACTGCCGAGCTTGGGGCCGGTAGAGGGAGACGGAACTGCCGGTGTAGGGGTGAAATCCGTAGATATCGGCAGGAACGCCGGTGGGGAAGCCGGTCTCCTGGGCCGCGCCCGACGCTGAGGCCCGAAAGCTAGGGGAGCAAACCGGATTAGATACCCGGGTAGTCCTAGCCGTAAACGATGCCCACTAGGTGTGGGGGAGTAATTCCTCCGTGCTGGAGCTAACGCGTTAAGTGGGCCGCCTGGGGAGTACGCCCGCAAGGGTGAAACTCAAAGGAATTGGCGGGACCCCGCACAAGCGGTGGAGCGCGTGGTTTAATTGGATGCTGAGCCAAGAACCTTACCAGGGCTTGACATGCAGGTGGTACCGACCCGAAAGGGAAGGGACCCCATCCTTTTGGGTGGGGAGCCTGCACAGGTGGTGCACGGCCGTCGTCAGCTCGTGCCGTGAGGTGTTGGGTTAAGTCCCGCAACGAGCGCAACCCCTGCCCTTAGTTGCCATCGGTTCGGCCGGGCACTCTAAGGGGACTGCCGGCGACGAGCCGGAGGAAGGAGGGGACGACGTCAGGTACTCGTGCCCTTTATGCCCTGGGCGACACACGCGCTACAATGGGTGGTACAGAGGGTTGCAACCCCGCGAGGGGAAGCCAATCCCTAAAACCACCCCCAGTTCGGATCGCAGGCTGCAACCCGCCTGCGTGAAGCCGGAATCGCTAGTAATCGCGGATCAGCCACGCCGCGGTGAATACGTTCCCGGGGTTTGCACACACCGCCCGTCAAGCCACCCGAGTCGGGGGCACCCGAAGACGCTCATCCTAACCCGAAAGGGAGGGAGGGCGTTGAGGGTGAACCTGGTGAG from Pseudothermotoga sp. includes the following:
- a CDS encoding sodium-translocating pyrophosphatase, with amino-acid sequence MFLAFIASLLGLAYVLLLSMKILDSSPGNEKTMQLSEIIQKGARSFLFQEYKVFLPFVLALSILLGISLDWYISAVFTVGAILSTLSGFFGMAVATKANARTSWAARSSLGKALKISFSGGAVMGLTVSSLGLLGLVLVYILAKDVSKASYYSLGASFVALFARVGGGIFTKAADVGADIVGKTEANLPEDDPRNPAVIADNVGDNVGDVAGMGADLFESYVGSMFSALALASALGDERKLNFVMFTVSMGLLSSMFSVWLTRFLSDKTKNVASTLRIGTLMANIVLAVCLMFYSIIQESFKEFFVVLVGIIIGITIGLLTEYYTSGARIEKLARSALMGPANLLINGLALGMESTLIVTIMIAAGVIFCHWLLGLFGVALAAVGMLATLGMSLSIDAYGPIADNAGGIAQMASLGEEVRKVTDQLDAVGNTTAAMGKGFAIASAAMTSLALFANFASVSHMGNLDIRQPTLFVGALIGAMLPFLFSALAMKAVGCAADEMVEEIRRQIREIPGIISGETLPNYAKCIQIATRGALKRMVVPTLLAIGSPTLAYLTIGVIGTAGLLIGATVCGVMVAIFMANSGGAWDNAKKYVEDGHFGGKGSITHKATVIGDTVGDPFKDTAGPSINILIKLMAITSVVIATMMGR
- a CDS encoding aminotransferase class III-fold pyridoxal phosphate-dependent enzyme is translated as MEHICQVYKPFPIQIDRARGVYIYSKDGKRYFDSFSGIGVLAFGHGDEDIKKVMIEKMERYIHTSNFFFDEDAEEVAEKLVKKTGRTGRVFFANSGAEANEAALKAVKKLRKGLIVSFEKNFHGRTIATLSLTGFENLRKPFEPLVPEVIILPYNDVRSFEFFLEKRGTEIAAVFVECIQGSGGLNVLSKDIARLIMQAKIDFGYLLVADEVQSGLGRTGKFFAYQHFDLQPDIVTVAKALGGGLPLSAALFLDEVKDVFGYSDHGSTFAPNPIALAGAKVVLSKLSDDFIESVAKKGDFLKKELLKMTPRLIQKIKGLGLMLGVEVGVDTNFLRQTAMKNGLLLNIVSNNIVRLLPALNITLEEIKEMVDLLERSLDEVNYGRDHAEKVDSSKS
- a CDS encoding DUF2804 domain-containing protein; translated protein: MKKTSKTNNEITHHVDLCVGGKLNPTALGWSRRPLIRPNVSGHFLRKKKWNYWAVMNDVCFFSVTISNIDYLGLASVFFLDLESKAFFEEKVITPFGIGCDLPETIYESVSFRSRRLILELQSDQESVSMNVSVANTNLGRVDAQLKVYWSSYESLTVVVPWSWRKFQLTTKCVGLPVEGTVIVGNRIYEFDVSRSFATLDFGRGVWKYRTFWNWASFATIVNKNVVGINLGAGWTDGTGTNENAIFVNGRVFKIKSDVAFDYDVEDLFKPWHIYTKSSDEVELEFYPIFERRSKNNLILVSSETHQMIGKFKGFVRVENGSLYIVEDALGWSEEHRARW
- a CDS encoding amidohydrolase, whose product is MDEITLRRLIHQNPELAFEEHNTQRLIVEFLRELGMNNFVKIGTGVLAPVVRAKDEAFIIVRAEMDALPIEEKTDYAFRSKNGKMHACGHDFHIAAVCRVVRRVIQEKLRGNFLFVFQPAEESGAGAKIIVEHILQWDFKVKAALAMHVTDEYPVGVIASKPGVLFSASCEANVRVEGQPVHVAMHKLGKDALRGAIEFLKGIYNSDWEDSLVYFGKLSAGQARNVVAGEALLEGTIRARSLEKVEEIVKGIRELGRMVEQETGLKVYVDLGAKCPEVNVNEDLFVILKNISKQYEIECLQCEVKLTAEDFGYFSRHFPTLMFWFGVRESSHIEGLHSAKFLPSDELIPLAGDFLTGILDSLCKDQL
- the sdaAB gene encoding L-serine ammonia-lyase, iron-sulfur-dependent subunit beta, whose translation is MGLLQILGPVMVGPSSSHTLGAMRIAKFVRKFISNLPDEVHFVLHGSFAMTAEGHGTKKALLAGILDLDYDDERIAQSYTLAKQIGLKFSFEVADLGDVHPNTVRVKFHHNGLYHEIEGCSIGGGAIRIKKIDDVDCDLNWNYDTLIIINKDEPKALMRILSCVDANIANLYLRRINMLQQRAVTIIELDESKFNVEKIRNLDVVFEYYFVPKDHLMGS
- a CDS encoding 6-phosphofructokinase, which gives rise to MKRAAVLCVGNDCPGLNAAIRAIVVKSTELGIEVLGVRDGFEGLLKDNLDVLTKMNVSGILHRGGTILGTSLLIPETEEQIKSIQRKVEQYAITSLLILGGRLGARSALNLAKYGVPSVLIPATIDNDLAFSDFSIGFFTAVENVKNALDVLHSTAESHHRVMIVETMGRPGGWIATVGGLTGGADYVVSSAEPFEPMDLLKRIKVRYEGHKKFSIIVVESGVKLPEDFYENLNLSKDTPASQAIGTFVEKNFKELGVEWRYTNLGYLQRGGSPVAMDRLIATLMATRAVEMIKVAKVYHAVGMKGLTVTEAPYSETMLNIRAVEDYLKVLVKLFY
- a CDS encoding L-serine ammonia-lyase, iron-sulfur-dependent, subunit alpha, with protein sequence MKFLQLLNVAQKANQPFHEVVLVEQMLEDGSDPLEMKSKVRSLLHTMLEVAEYNYGKIQKTLVGLCGNNAYLLSLYEPKVMSEFMHTAMVAALSVAEANASMKKIVACPTAGSCGVMHGMIYALAKVTQIDEDRLVNGLIVAGIFGDIIAKTVSISGSVAGCQAEIGTAAAMASAMIVYVLTQDAEKSSHAAALCLKSLMGLVCDPIGGYVEVPCVKRNAVAVAVAIASAEMALSGIKSVIPFDEVVEAMAKVGKSLPEELRETGRGGIAGTKTACSILQSFRSGVVEEN